Proteins from one Gimesia maris genomic window:
- a CDS encoding Dabb family protein: MIEHTVTFRLKHSHGSAEETTFLTAAAALAEIQDVKDFVIRRQTSPKNPHTFGISMRFDTQEQYDFYSNHAAHQTFIQEHWLNSVDDFQEADFEPLESA, encoded by the coding sequence GTGATTGAACATACCGTCACCTTTCGCCTCAAACATTCGCACGGTTCTGCCGAAGAAACCACGTTCCTCACCGCGGCCGCGGCCCTGGCGGAAATTCAGGATGTCAAAGACTTCGTCATCCGTCGCCAGACCAGCCCCAAAAATCCGCATACGTTCGGCATCAGCATGCGGTTCGACACGCAGGAACAATACGACTTCTACAGCAATCACGCTGCGCATCAGACATTCATTCAGGAGCACTGGCTCAACAGCGTCGACGATTTCCAGGAAGCCGACTTCGAACCCCTTGAAAGTGCCTGA